The Dyella caseinilytica genome has a window encoding:
- a CDS encoding 3-keto-disaccharide hydrolase, whose protein sequence is MFKQLSLITFALVFVGHPISSTAATAQANTLTPQEKAQGWQLLFNGQNLEGWHSYLQKAPGKDWKVEDGAIMLERSRTGDEKDFADLVTNAEYSNFDLKLEWKMTPCADSGVMFYVHESPKYSETYETGPEMQIADLVCTKPDSQVLYERSGDLFDLISSDVERVQEAGNWNQFEIIADHGHIQFFQNGYKVIDTYFWNDDWRKLIARTKFAQWPDFGTFQTGHISLQGTEDKGELPIRLWFRNIKLRQL, encoded by the coding sequence ATGTTCAAACAACTATCCCTGATTACATTCGCCCTCGTTTTCGTCGGCCATCCGATTTCATCCACGGCCGCGACCGCGCAAGCCAATACCTTGACGCCTCAAGAAAAAGCCCAAGGGTGGCAATTGCTTTTCAATGGCCAAAACCTCGAGGGCTGGCATTCCTATCTTCAGAAAGCCCCCGGTAAGGACTGGAAGGTTGAAGACGGTGCCATCATGCTCGAGCGATCACGCACGGGCGACGAGAAGGACTTCGCTGACCTGGTGACGAATGCCGAATACAGCAATTTTGATCTAAAGCTTGAATGGAAGATGACGCCATGCGCGGATAGCGGAGTCATGTTCTATGTGCACGAATCACCCAAGTACTCCGAAACTTACGAAACAGGTCCGGAAATGCAGATTGCCGACCTGGTCTGCACCAAGCCGGACAGCCAAGTGCTTTACGAGCGTTCCGGCGATCTTTTCGACCTCATTTCATCGGATGTCGAGCGAGTGCAGGAGGCGGGCAACTGGAACCAGTTCGAGATCATTGCCGATCATGGCCATATCCAGTTCTTCCAGAATGGCTACAAAGTGATCGACACGTATTTCTGGAATGATGATTGGCGCAAGTTGATTGCGCGCACCAAGTTCGCGCAGTGGCCGGATTTCGGTACGTTCCAGACGGGACATATTTCCCTGCAGGGTACCGAAGACAAGGGCGAGCTGCCCATCCGGCTCTGGTTCAGGAATATCAAGTTGCGGCAGTTGTAA
- a CDS encoding tetratricopeptide repeat-containing sulfotransferase family protein encodes MHVHTHALHALRNKAHGLFAPDISNSRLPRHFHDGAGSMSQNVMPSTDQAPDNRDIQTLIALINQKQHAEAEALARKLTDQHPSHGAAWQALGASLRSQGRLAEAIEAQRRAVALSPWDAAGHYVLGDSLMALQQPAAAAESFHCARTIKPEFVEAHFKLGNALAVQNRYSEAAEAYERVIALRPDFNEAHANLGFTLMSAGHYADAETHLREALRAYPNSAPINNAMGVVQYGQSHMNEAADSFRRVVALMPTDAEAHANLGNALREMGMHTEAEANYRRSIALNSQFARGHFDLGGLLYTQERFVEAEQSYRRALELKPDYVEACNNLGRSIRRQGRLEDAREYFEKAMAINPDSVEAYFNVASLRSFSPGQVEPERMEKLASKLPSLPENSRIRYWFALGKMREDLGRYDDAFAAYSQGNLLKHAQLSPNETSRITLVDNVRQVFNKPFFTSRPAPVLPGKSPIFIVGMPRSGTSLIEQILSTHPDIHGAGELSDLENLIFAIATKAGLPTERYPEVAAAMSEDAFLRLGHVYTEQVWKLAPGATRISDKMMSNFMHIGMIRQMFPDAKIIHAMRDPMDSCFSCYATLFAKNNLDFAYELGSLGRYYVRYIQLMQHWQQVLPPGSILELRYENMVADTEGQARRLLDYLELPWDPRCLNFHENKRIVRTASAAQVRRPVYKSSVARWKHFETHLEPLLDIVKDYRQQTN; translated from the coding sequence ATGCATGTGCATACACATGCACTTCACGCCTTGCGTAATAAAGCACACGGCTTATTCGCACCCGATATCAGCAACTCGCGCCTGCCACGTCACTTCCACGATGGTGCCGGATCCATGTCACAGAACGTCATGCCAAGCACGGACCAAGCTCCCGACAACCGGGATATCCAGACGTTGATCGCCTTGATCAACCAGAAGCAGCATGCCGAGGCGGAAGCCCTTGCCCGCAAACTCACGGATCAACATCCGTCGCACGGCGCAGCATGGCAGGCGCTTGGCGCGTCGCTGAGATCGCAGGGACGATTGGCCGAAGCAATCGAAGCACAACGACGTGCTGTCGCGCTTTCACCCTGGGATGCAGCGGGACATTACGTACTGGGTGATAGCTTGATGGCCTTACAGCAGCCGGCAGCCGCCGCAGAAAGTTTTCATTGCGCCCGCACGATCAAGCCTGAATTTGTCGAAGCACATTTCAAGCTTGGTAATGCGCTTGCCGTACAGAATCGATACAGCGAAGCGGCTGAAGCATATGAGCGCGTGATTGCGCTTCGCCCGGATTTCAATGAGGCACACGCCAATCTTGGCTTCACCCTGATGAGCGCCGGCCATTATGCCGACGCCGAAACGCACCTGCGCGAAGCATTGCGTGCCTATCCCAATAGCGCACCCATCAACAATGCGATGGGCGTGGTGCAGTATGGGCAGTCTCACATGAACGAAGCGGCTGACAGCTTTCGTCGCGTCGTCGCACTGATGCCTACCGATGCCGAAGCGCATGCGAATCTCGGCAACGCCTTGCGCGAGATGGGCATGCACACCGAAGCCGAAGCAAACTATCGTCGCTCGATTGCACTCAATAGCCAGTTTGCGCGGGGGCATTTCGACCTAGGCGGATTGCTGTATACGCAGGAGCGCTTTGTCGAAGCCGAGCAAAGTTATCGTCGCGCGCTGGAATTGAAGCCCGATTACGTCGAGGCGTGCAACAACCTCGGTCGAAGCATTCGAAGGCAAGGACGCCTGGAAGATGCTCGCGAGTATTTCGAAAAGGCCATGGCGATCAATCCAGATTCCGTAGAGGCCTATTTCAACGTGGCATCACTGCGCAGTTTCTCGCCCGGACAGGTCGAGCCTGAGCGCATGGAAAAACTGGCATCCAAACTTCCCTCCCTACCCGAAAACTCCCGCATTCGCTACTGGTTTGCTCTGGGCAAGATGCGCGAAGACCTCGGACGCTACGACGACGCATTCGCGGCATACTCGCAGGGCAATCTTCTGAAACATGCGCAACTTTCACCTAATGAGACCAGCAGAATCACCCTGGTCGACAACGTACGCCAAGTATTCAACAAGCCATTCTTCACCAGCCGACCTGCGCCGGTTTTGCCGGGCAAGTCGCCGATCTTTATTGTGGGCATGCCGCGCTCGGGCACATCGCTGATCGAACAGATCCTTTCCACGCACCCCGACATTCACGGTGCTGGCGAACTGTCGGACCTGGAAAATCTTATCTTTGCCATTGCCACCAAAGCTGGATTACCGACCGAGCGTTATCCGGAAGTCGCCGCGGCCATGTCAGAAGACGCATTCCTGCGCCTGGGTCATGTGTATACCGAACAGGTCTGGAAACTCGCTCCGGGCGCCACCCGCATCTCTGACAAGATGATGTCGAACTTCATGCACATCGGCATGATCCGGCAGATGTTTCCCGACGCAAAGATCATTCATGCCATGCGTGATCCGATGGATTCCTGCTTCTCGTGTTACGCCACGCTGTTTGCCAAGAACAACCTCGACTTCGCCTATGAACTTGGCAGCCTTGGTCGCTATTACGTTCGCTATATCCAGCTGATGCAGCATTGGCAGCAAGTGCTTCCACCTGGATCGATACTGGAACTTCGCTATGAAAACATGGTGGCGGATACCGAAGGCCAGGCGCGCCGACTGTTGGATTATCTGGAACTGCCGTGGGATCCACGCTGCCTGAACTTTCATGAGAACAAGCGGATTGTACGAACCGCCAGCGCCGCACAAGTGCGGCGCCCGGTCTACAAATCATCGGTCGCACGTTGGAAACACTTTGAAACGCACCTTGAGCCGTTGCTGGACATCGTGAAGGACTATCGTCAACAAACGAATTGA
- a CDS encoding S53 family peptidase, translated as MRLSSSVAKLSSVSKLSCLKRTLPVLLIAGALAVGTQSSYASATTGAFSLLTQDHVPAAVRTGQAATAQAVSADKQLKLGLVLPLRNESQLDSLITQLYDPSSPLYHHYLSSKEFTSRFEPSQADYDRVVAWAKANNLTITATTANRHIVDVQGKVSDINRALHVTMRQYQHPTENRQFFAPDREPTLDLGVQLLHINGLDNYVRPFTHMRHRPASEQTMVAHASGGSGPSGNFLPSDIRAAYYGSGSLTGSGVTAAIFSYDGYQSSDLSGYYSATGATDPGVPVNNVLVNGFSGACTNPSTGSSSCSDGEQILDIANLAGMAPGLTQILFYEGSSAGDILNQMASDDKASVITSSWGGGDFGSSDDSIYKEFQTQGQTFVNASGDAGSYTTSNWAPPSLDPYITDVGATDLTTSGPGGSWVSETAWSDSSGGYLSSAGYSIPSYQQLAGVINSSNKGSTTYRNDPDIALEGNFDNPTYSNGQLETGVGGTSYAAPRLAGVIALANQQAAADGVGNIGFLNTALYNFGVGSSYRSYFHDITSGSNGGFSAVAGYDLVTGWGSPIGPAFISALVGTK; from the coding sequence ATGCGTTTGTCGTCTTCTGTTGCTAAGTTGTCTTCAGTAAGCAAGCTGTCGTGCCTTAAGCGCACTTTGCCGGTTCTGTTGATTGCCGGCGCCCTGGCGGTAGGAACTCAAAGCAGTTATGCAAGCGCCACCACCGGCGCTTTTTCTTTGTTGACGCAGGATCATGTGCCAGCAGCTGTGCGCACCGGGCAGGCCGCCACCGCGCAGGCCGTGAGTGCCGACAAGCAGCTGAAGCTGGGACTGGTGCTGCCGCTGCGCAATGAAAGCCAGCTCGATAGCCTCATCACTCAGCTCTACGATCCAAGCAGTCCGCTCTATCATCATTACCTTAGTTCGAAGGAATTTACCTCCCGCTTCGAGCCAAGCCAAGCCGATTACGACAGGGTCGTCGCATGGGCGAAGGCCAATAACCTCACTATCACCGCGACGACTGCGAATCGCCATATTGTCGATGTGCAAGGCAAGGTGAGCGACATCAATCGCGCCTTGCATGTGACCATGCGTCAATATCAGCACCCGACCGAGAACCGCCAGTTCTTTGCGCCAGACCGCGAGCCCACGCTGGACCTTGGCGTGCAGTTGCTGCACATCAACGGGCTGGACAACTACGTGCGTCCGTTCACGCATATGCGTCATCGTCCGGCTTCCGAGCAGACGATGGTCGCACATGCTTCGGGTGGTTCGGGCCCGAGCGGCAACTTCCTGCCCAGCGATATCCGCGCGGCGTACTACGGCTCAGGCTCGCTCACCGGCAGCGGCGTGACTGCGGCGATCTTTTCGTACGACGGTTATCAGAGCAGTGACCTGAGCGGTTACTACTCCGCGACCGGAGCCACCGATCCGGGTGTGCCGGTCAACAACGTGCTGGTGAACGGTTTCAGCGGTGCATGCACCAACCCGAGCACCGGTTCCAGCTCTTGCAGCGATGGCGAGCAGATTCTTGATATCGCCAATCTGGCCGGCATGGCGCCGGGCCTTACGCAGATCCTTTTCTACGAAGGCAGCAGCGCTGGCGACATCCTTAACCAGATGGCGAGCGATGACAAAGCGTCGGTGATTACCAGCTCCTGGGGCGGTGGCGACTTCGGCAGCAGCGATGATTCCATCTACAAGGAATTCCAGACGCAAGGCCAGACGTTCGTCAATGCGAGCGGCGACGCGGGTTCGTACACCACCAGCAACTGGGCGCCACCCTCGCTGGATCCGTACATCACCGATGTCGGCGCAACGGATCTCACCACCAGCGGCCCCGGCGGTTCATGGGTGTCGGAAACGGCGTGGTCCGATAGCAGCGGCGGTTATCTGTCGTCGGCAGGCTATTCGATTCCCAGCTATCAGCAGCTGGCTGGCGTGATCAACAGCAGCAACAAGGGATCGACCACCTACCGCAACGATCCGGATATCGCGCTCGAAGGTAACTTCGACAATCCCACGTATAGCAACGGGCAGCTTGAAACCGGCGTTGGTGGTACCAGCTACGCGGCACCGCGTCTGGCCGGTGTGATCGCGCTGGCTAACCAGCAGGCGGCGGCCGATGGCGTCGGCAATATCGGCTTTCTCAATACGGCGCTGTATAACTTCGGCGTGGGTTCCAGCTACCGCAGCTACTTCCACGACATCACCAGTGGCAGCAACGGCGGCTTCAGCGCAGTGGCTGGCTATGACCTGGTGACGGGTTGGGGCAGTCCGATCGGGCCGGCTTTCATTTCGGCGCTGGTGGGAACCAAGTAA
- the acpA gene encoding acid phosphatase yields MKQQPPSPPDVSLDTQAASDETPDFGRRTFLAGLGVAAVAVGGGLSGCGTSGEHDQAAPAPVGGAELDRVLRDKVKNVVVIFAENRSFNNLFADFPGLEKPLSSLKPEDYLQLDRDGKTVLPQLPEVPRGWLLSDQTIDGISYPAGQQYQTNLPNAPFELKGPKGEHLPLSLITRDLWHVFYQNQMQINGGKNNMFVAWADSSAFTMGHYANTHYSLRLWDLASEFTLCDNFFQGAFGGSFLNHQYLISAAVPRYPDADTSIAQSQIAQTVSGQPDDPRLKPREHSPGSAMDGPPQFGPSALTPTETLPDGKRLSYAVNTMLPPYAPTPMKLGADGVVDFTQPSNAMALPPQAHEHIGDKLDKRGIDWAWYAGAFQETLDTDGTNLSNGTPVVPNFQYHHQPFNYFKDLAPGTAARTKRLRDGGLGDDESTNHFLADAKSGKLPAVTFYKPQGNLNMHAGYADVASGDRHIVHAVKMLRGSPQWDNMVVIVTVDENGGWWDHVSPPRGDRWGPGTRIPAIVISPFANKGHVDHTVYDTASILRLITRVFDLETLDGIRDRDKAMMARGQAPMGDLTNALKFAG; encoded by the coding sequence ATGAAGCAACAGCCGCCTTCCCCGCCTGACGTATCGCTTGACACCCAAGCAGCATCCGATGAAACGCCCGATTTTGGCAGACGTACGTTCCTGGCCGGACTCGGCGTCGCTGCCGTTGCCGTAGGCGGCGGACTCAGTGGCTGCGGCACCTCCGGGGAACATGATCAGGCCGCGCCAGCGCCGGTCGGTGGCGCCGAGCTGGATCGCGTACTGCGCGACAAAGTGAAGAATGTCGTGGTGATCTTTGCGGAAAATCGTAGCTTCAACAATCTGTTCGCGGATTTCCCGGGCCTTGAGAAACCGCTGTCGTCGCTCAAGCCGGAGGATTACCTGCAGCTCGACCGCGACGGCAAGACTGTATTGCCGCAATTGCCGGAAGTACCTCGCGGCTGGCTGCTCAGCGACCAGACCATCGACGGCATCAGCTACCCGGCTGGCCAGCAGTATCAAACCAATCTGCCGAATGCGCCTTTCGAACTGAAAGGCCCCAAGGGCGAGCATTTGCCGCTGTCGCTGATCACGCGCGATCTGTGGCACGTGTTCTATCAGAACCAGATGCAGATCAATGGTGGTAAGAACAACATGTTCGTCGCCTGGGCCGATTCGTCGGCCTTCACGATGGGACATTACGCCAATACCCATTACAGCTTGCGCCTATGGGACCTCGCCAGTGAGTTCACGCTGTGCGACAACTTCTTCCAGGGCGCGTTTGGCGGCTCCTTCCTCAATCATCAGTACTTGATCTCTGCTGCCGTGCCGCGCTACCCCGATGCGGACACGAGCATTGCGCAATCGCAAATCGCTCAGACGGTCAGCGGCCAGCCGGATGACCCTCGCCTCAAGCCACGGGAACATTCGCCAGGCAGCGCTATGGATGGTCCGCCGCAGTTCGGCCCCAGCGCCCTGACGCCAACCGAAACATTGCCCGATGGCAAGCGCCTGAGCTACGCCGTCAACACCATGCTGCCACCCTACGCGCCGACACCGATGAAGCTGGGTGCGGATGGCGTTGTGGATTTCACCCAGCCTTCCAACGCCATGGCATTGCCGCCGCAGGCGCACGAGCACATTGGCGACAAGCTCGACAAGCGTGGCATCGACTGGGCATGGTATGCCGGCGCGTTCCAGGAAACGCTGGATACGGATGGCACCAATCTTTCAAACGGCACGCCCGTAGTGCCCAATTTCCAGTATCACCATCAGCCGTTCAACTATTTCAAAGATCTGGCACCGGGCACGGCGGCGCGTACAAAACGCCTGCGCGACGGCGGCCTGGGCGATGATGAAAGCACCAACCACTTTCTCGCCGACGCGAAGTCCGGCAAGCTGCCTGCGGTAACGTTCTATAAGCCGCAGGGCAACCTCAACATGCATGCGGGTTATGCGGATGTCGCATCCGGTGACCGTCACATCGTGCACGCCGTCAAAATGCTGCGCGGCAGCCCGCAGTGGGACAACATGGTGGTGATCGTCACCGTCGACGAAAACGGTGGATGGTGGGATCACGTTTCGCCGCCGCGCGGCGATCGCTGGGGACCGGGCACGCGTATTCCGGCAATCGTTATTTCGCCGTTCGCGAATAAGGGGCATGTCGATCATACGGTGTACGACACCGCTTCCATCCTTCGCCTGATTACCCGCGTGTTTGATTTGGAAACGCTCGACGGCATCCGCGATCGCGATAAGGCCATGATGGCCCGTGGGCAAGCGCCCATGGGCGACCTCACCAACGCACTGAAATTCGCGGGCTGA
- a CDS encoding LysR family transcriptional regulator — MDRLDVMRLFTRIVERQSFTLAAQDLEWPRSTATQVIQDLEKRLGVRLLQRTTRHVKATLDGEAYYRRCVAILGDVEDAEAAFSDAKPRGLLRVDVHGTLTRHFVLPALPAFLAKYPDLQLHIGEGDRLVDLVREGIDCVLRVGDLQDSAMIGRRVALLEEVTCASPAYVAQYGNPASIDDLAGHISIGFISSASGMALPLEFTINGDSRHAALPSTVTVTSAETYVAAAKLGLGLIQVPRYHVQADLTAGTLIAILPDSPPSPTPVSLLYPHSRQLSPRVRVFIDWVTQELASTREHI; from the coding sequence ATGGATCGCCTGGATGTCATGCGGTTATTCACCCGGATCGTCGAACGGCAGAGCTTCACGCTGGCCGCGCAGGATCTCGAATGGCCGCGCTCAACCGCCACACAAGTCATCCAGGATCTGGAAAAGCGGCTGGGTGTGCGACTACTGCAGCGGACCACCCGCCATGTAAAAGCCACGCTGGACGGCGAGGCGTATTACCGAAGGTGCGTGGCGATTCTGGGTGACGTCGAAGATGCTGAAGCAGCTTTCAGCGACGCCAAGCCACGGGGTCTATTGCGGGTCGATGTCCACGGCACGCTGACGCGTCACTTCGTGCTGCCGGCACTTCCGGCTTTTCTTGCCAAGTATCCGGACCTGCAACTTCACATTGGCGAAGGCGATCGCCTCGTCGATCTGGTCCGTGAAGGCATTGATTGCGTACTGCGCGTCGGCGACTTGCAAGACAGCGCAATGATCGGACGACGCGTCGCCCTGCTCGAAGAAGTGACGTGCGCCAGTCCCGCCTACGTTGCGCAGTACGGCAACCCTGCCAGCATCGATGATCTCGCTGGCCATATCAGCATCGGCTTCATCTCGTCTGCCAGTGGCATGGCATTGCCGCTTGAGTTCACGATCAATGGCGATTCGCGACACGCCGCACTGCCGTCAACGGTGACCGTTACCAGCGCGGAAACCTATGTCGCGGCGGCCAAGCTCGGACTCGGATTGATCCAGGTGCCGCGGTACCACGTTCAAGCAGACCTGACTGCGGGAACGCTGATCGCCATACTTCCCGATTCCCCACCTTCGCCGACGCCGGTATCACTACTATACCCGCATAGCCGACAACTCTCGCCACGTGTCCGCGTATTCATCGACTGGGTGACGCAGGAGCTGGCGTCCACACGCGAACATATCTAA
- a CDS encoding SDR family oxidoreductase yields the protein MSKQGQKVALVTGASRGIGAAIAQRLAADGFTVIVNYAENAAPAEALVRTIEQAGGHALAAKADVSDTADVRRLFDAAETAFGGVDVLVNNAGIMSLASIADADDASFDRQIAVNLKGTFNTLREAATRLRTGGRIINFSSSVVALLQPTYAVYAATKAGVEAMTSVFAKELRGRDITVNAVAPGPTATDLFLKGKPQEVVDRLAKLAPLERLGQPSDIASTVAFLAGPDGGWVNGQVLRANGGII from the coding sequence ATGAGTAAGCAAGGTCAAAAAGTCGCCCTGGTGACGGGTGCTTCGCGTGGCATCGGTGCCGCCATCGCTCAACGCCTGGCAGCCGACGGTTTCACCGTTATCGTCAATTACGCGGAAAACGCCGCGCCGGCCGAAGCGCTGGTGCGCACTATCGAGCAGGCCGGTGGCCATGCCCTGGCAGCAAAGGCCGACGTCAGCGATACCGCAGATGTCCGCCGACTTTTCGATGCCGCGGAGACCGCTTTCGGCGGTGTGGATGTGCTGGTCAACAACGCTGGGATCATGAGCCTCGCGAGCATCGCCGATGCCGATGACGCTTCGTTTGATCGCCAGATAGCCGTCAATCTGAAAGGTACGTTCAACACGCTTCGCGAAGCGGCAACGCGTCTGCGCACAGGTGGCCGCATCATCAACTTCTCTTCAAGCGTTGTTGCATTGCTGCAGCCGACTTATGCGGTGTATGCCGCAACCAAAGCCGGTGTCGAAGCGATGACGAGCGTGTTCGCCAAGGAGTTGCGTGGGCGCGACATCACTGTCAACGCTGTTGCACCGGGTCCGACTGCGACGGATCTGTTCCTGAAAGGCAAGCCGCAGGAAGTGGTCGATCGTCTGGCCAAGCTGGCGCCGCTCGAGCGGCTGGGACAACCCAGCGATATCGCCAGTACCGTCGCCTTCCTGGCGGGTCCGGACGGTGGCTGGGTCAACGGTCAGGTGCTGCGCGCCAACGGCGGAATCATCTGA
- a CDS encoding SDR family oxidoreductase translates to MKQVIVITGASSGFGALAARALAHAGHTVYASMRETTGRNAPQVAAVQQYAAEHAVDLHAVELDVASEASCEKGIQEIIAAQGRLDVIIHNAGHMSFGPAEAFTPEQFAQLYDINVLSTQRVNRAALPQLRKQGRGLVIWVSSSSARGGTPPYLSPYFAAKAAMDSLAVSYASELSRWGIETSIIVPGAFTKGTNHFAHSGSPSDKARAAEYDQGPYAGLPEQSLKGLASLEPADANVGAVADAIVRVVDTPFGKRPFRTHIDPSQDGCEIVNSVADRVRAEMFRRIGLEDLLHPRDMAHSAS, encoded by the coding sequence ATGAAACAAGTTATCGTCATCACCGGCGCATCCAGTGGTTTTGGCGCGCTTGCCGCACGTGCCCTCGCTCATGCCGGGCATACCGTCTACGCAAGTATGCGTGAAACCACCGGCCGCAATGCGCCCCAGGTTGCCGCTGTGCAACAGTACGCGGCTGAGCATGCTGTCGATTTGCATGCAGTGGAACTGGATGTCGCCTCGGAGGCATCCTGCGAGAAGGGCATTCAGGAGATCATCGCGGCACAAGGAAGGCTTGATGTGATCATTCACAACGCTGGCCATATGTCGTTCGGCCCTGCCGAGGCTTTTACGCCGGAGCAGTTCGCCCAGCTTTACGACATCAATGTGCTCAGCACGCAGCGTGTGAATCGCGCGGCACTTCCACAGTTGCGTAAACAGGGAAGGGGCCTGGTGATCTGGGTTTCCAGCAGCAGTGCGCGTGGTGGTACACCACCTTATCTTTCACCTTATTTTGCTGCGAAGGCAGCGATGGATTCGCTCGCCGTCAGCTACGCCAGCGAGCTATCGCGCTGGGGCATCGAGACCTCGATCATCGTGCCCGGAGCGTTTACGAAAGGCACCAATCATTTCGCTCATTCGGGCTCTCCTTCCGATAAGGCTCGTGCTGCCGAATACGATCAAGGCCCTTATGCCGGTCTTCCGGAGCAGAGCCTCAAGGGTCTTGCTTCACTTGAGCCAGCCGACGCTAATGTAGGCGCCGTGGCGGACGCGATCGTGCGTGTTGTGGACACACCATTTGGCAAACGTCCTTTCCGTACGCATATTGATCCATCACAGGACGGTTGCGAGATCGTCAATAGTGTCGCTGATCGCGTGCGTGCGGAGATGTTCCGGCGCATCGGGTTAGAAGATTTGCTTCACCCGCGGGACATGGCACATTCGGCGAGCTGA
- a CDS encoding LysR family transcriptional regulator: protein MELLNDMALFVEVVKAKGFRGASEATGVPNSTLSRRISALEKAIGLRLLHRTTRKVELTEAGQIYFERCKRIVDEARLAHEQLGEMLAQPSGVLRVSLPVDFAVIYMAPLIAEFAERYPGIGFDFDLTPRHVDLVSEPYDIAIRMGEPESSHLIARPLASLVPRLYAAPRYLERSGEPKEPADLEQHECLNILKANTWTLHKASASIQVSTSSRFTINSVGLIRRLATLGMGIMLVPEAIVMDDLAAGRLLRVLDHWHGKPTPVYALTETRLLPAKTQRFIEFLKERLG from the coding sequence ATGGAACTCCTGAATGACATGGCCTTGTTCGTTGAGGTCGTCAAAGCCAAGGGATTTCGAGGCGCCTCCGAGGCGACCGGCGTTCCGAACTCAACCCTCTCCCGACGAATCAGCGCATTGGAAAAGGCCATTGGTCTGCGCTTACTGCATCGCACAACGCGCAAGGTCGAGCTGACCGAGGCCGGCCAGATTTACTTCGAGCGTTGCAAGCGCATCGTCGATGAGGCTCGACTGGCTCATGAACAGTTGGGCGAAATGCTCGCCCAGCCCAGCGGCGTATTGCGCGTGTCGCTACCGGTGGACTTCGCAGTGATCTATATGGCGCCATTGATCGCCGAGTTTGCGGAGCGATATCCCGGCATCGGTTTCGACTTTGATCTCACGCCGCGCCACGTCGATCTGGTCAGCGAACCCTACGACATTGCGATTCGTATGGGCGAGCCGGAGAGCTCACACTTGATCGCGCGTCCACTCGCATCGCTCGTGCCTCGTCTTTATGCAGCGCCACGCTACCTTGAGCGATCGGGTGAACCCAAAGAACCGGCCGACCTTGAGCAACATGAATGCCTGAACATTCTCAAGGCCAATACATGGACGTTGCACAAAGCATCGGCATCGATCCAGGTCTCCACGAGCAGCCGATTTACGATCAATAGCGTCGGCTTGATCCGCCGTTTGGCGACGCTCGGCATGGGCATCATGCTGGTGCCTGAAGCCATTGTCATGGATGATCTGGCCGCTGGACGGCTGCTTCGCGTACTTGATCACTGGCATGGCAAACCCACGCCTGTTTATGCGCTAACTGAAACCCGATTGCTTCCTGCGAAGACGCAACGCTTTATCGAATTTCTCAAGGAACGACTCGGGTAA
- a CDS encoding alkene reductase, with translation MNQLFTTVRVGQYTLQNRLAMAPMTRSRAEFDGTPGELAVEYYAQRAEVGLIVTEGTQPSDDGQGYLTTPGIYTDAHVAGWRKITSAVHDKGAGIFIQLMHAGRMSHPDNTPHHRQGVAPSAIAPGAPMFTVKGMQNIPEPRALTTEEVRQTVADFRVAARRAIEAGADGVEIHGANAYLIQQFLAPSANVRTDEYGGSIENRARFAIEVAAAIAEEIGADRTAIRLSPGTTMWGINEGAEGPDLYRYLVAELDKLGLAYLHIAHQGDELLLADLRKSWKQTLILNRAGRPREQIGVDMASGLADLESYGQMILANPDFVARLKANAPLNEADRSTFFGGHARGYIDYPALSEAANA, from the coding sequence ATGAATCAGCTATTCACCACCGTTCGCGTCGGCCAGTACACCCTGCAAAACCGCCTGGCCATGGCGCCAATGACCCGCAGCCGCGCCGAGTTTGATGGCACGCCGGGAGAGCTGGCCGTCGAGTACTACGCCCAGCGCGCCGAGGTTGGTCTGATCGTTACCGAAGGTACTCAACCTTCGGACGATGGTCAGGGCTACCTCACCACACCGGGCATCTATACCGACGCGCATGTCGCCGGCTGGCGGAAGATCACGTCGGCGGTGCATGACAAGGGCGCCGGCATCTTTATCCAGCTTATGCATGCAGGACGCATGTCGCATCCCGACAACACCCCACATCATCGCCAAGGTGTCGCGCCTTCCGCGATCGCGCCAGGGGCGCCCATGTTTACGGTAAAGGGCATGCAGAACATTCCTGAGCCGCGCGCTTTGACTACAGAAGAAGTGCGTCAGACCGTGGCGGACTTTCGTGTCGCGGCACGTCGAGCCATCGAGGCCGGCGCCGATGGTGTGGAGATTCACGGCGCAAACGCCTATTTGATTCAGCAATTCCTGGCTCCTAGCGCCAACGTTCGTACGGATGAATACGGTGGATCGATCGAGAATCGCGCACGCTTCGCTATCGAGGTGGCTGCCGCTATTGCTGAAGAGATCGGTGCGGACAGAACGGCCATTCGTCTGTCGCCGGGTACAACGATGTGGGGCATCAACGAAGGCGCTGAAGGCCCGGATCTTTATCGTTATCTGGTCGCCGAGCTGGACAAGCTTGGTCTCGCTTATCTGCACATTGCGCATCAGGGCGACGAGTTGCTGCTGGCCGACCTACGCAAATCTTGGAAACAGACATTGATCCTCAATCGAGCGGGTCGCCCGCGCGAGCAGATCGGAGTAGATATGGCTTCGGGGCTGGCTGACCTGGAATCCTACGGTCAGATGATTTTGGCCAATCCGGATTTCGTAGCCAGGCTGAAGGCCAATGCACCGCTGAACGAAGCGGACCGCAGTACATTCTTCGGTGGTCATGCACGTGGCTACATCGACTACCCAGCGTTGAGCGAAGCAGCAAATGCGTGA